A genomic window from Dermacentor silvarum isolate Dsil-2018 chromosome 9, BIME_Dsil_1.4, whole genome shotgun sequence includes:
- the LOC119463981 gene encoding uncharacterized protein LOC119463981, producing MASSEPCGRTPVKKKSGRRWKQRHSGSSASLATAASADSPGPASPYTAETGAIGTSSLATVDLATSTDLLYERSSTEGLDLLSTVAAELCTAVKSVETQTEERSVSSKNFSVFMCFISESGTSTQATHLETCDNSVQHKPEVSSRHSGSDHRTSYFSGYDSIAKSANALQDLCSVSKEVFAMLLSMLPPSERKCDVTAENKLLLFLLKLKLGISYSSLAILFSVSETSASRHFKSVLKTLAVATKQWNFRPLSRVIQATMPDSFKVHYPSCTMIIDCTEIRTEQPPTVQQERVLYSNYKGAYTLKFLVAVTPGGMICFCSKAYGGRLSDAHITVDSRFLDLVQPGDTVLADKGFPGIQTVLGSQNAVLVMPPFLHASQFTPEEVRDTYNIAQVRIHVERMIQRIKIYNVLNNKVPTELIPCMTDVFHVCCVLANL from the exons ATGGCGTCATCAGAACCGTGTGGTCGCACCCCTGTGAAGAAGAAAAGTGGGCGCAG GTGGAAGCAGCGGCACTCTGGGTCATCTGCATCACTGGCTACTGCTGCATCAGCTGATTCCCCTGGACCAGCTTCTCCCTACACAGCTGAGACAGGAGCCATTGGTACCAGCAGCCTTGCCACAGTTGATCTAGCAACTAGTACAGACCTGTTGTACGAGCGGAGCTCGACAGAGGGCTTGGATCTACTGTCCACTGTCGCTGCTGAGCTTTGCACTGCAGTAAAATCCGTG GAAACACAAACTGAAGAAAGAAGTGTGTCAAGCAAGAATTTCTCGGTGTTCATGTGCTTCATTAGTGAGTCAGGGACATCAACTCAAGCGACACATCTTGAGACATGCGACAACAGTGTGCAACACAAGCCAGAGGTCAGTAGCAGGCATAGTGGCTCTGACCACAGAACCAGCTACTTCTCCGGCTACGACAGCATCGCTAAATCTGCAAATGCATTGCAAGACCTGTGCAGTGTCAGCAAAGAAGTGTTTGCAATGCTTCTGAGCATGCTTCCACCTTCAGAGCGAAAATGTGATGTCACTGCTGAGAATAagcttcttttgtttcttttgaagTTAAAGCTTGGAATCAGCTACTCATCACTGGCTATTCTCTTCTCGGTAAGCGAAACGTCGGCATCAAGGCATTTCAAGAGCGTTCTCAAAACGCTCGCTGTGGCAACTAAACAATGGAATTTTCGCCCCCTATCAAGAGTGATTCAGGCCACAATGCCAGACAGCTTTAAGGTGCATTATCCTAGCTGCACTATGATTATTGACTGCACAGAAATACGTACAGAGCAGCCACCAACTGTGCAACAAGAACGAGTCTTGTACTCAAATTACAAAGGCGCATATACGCTGAAGTTTTTAGTGGCTGTAACACCAGGAGGAATGATTTGTTTTTGTTCAAAAGCCTATGGTGGTAGACTGTCTGATGCCCACATTACAGTTGATTCTCGTTTCCTCGATCTTGTTCAGCCTGGGGATACAGTTCTTGCCGATAAGGGATTTCCAGGCATCCAGACAGTTTTAGGAAGCCAGAATGCTGTTCTTGTTATGCCTCCATTTCTCCATGCCTCTCAGTTTACGCCAGAGGAGGTTAGGGACACTTACAATATCGCTCAAGTGCGGATACATGTCGAACGAATGATTCAGAGGATTAAAATATATAATGTCTTGAACAACAAAGTACCAACTGAGCTTATCCCATGCATGACGGATGTCTTTCATGTCTGCTGTGTGCTAGCAAACCTCTAG